Proteins co-encoded in one Aggregicoccus sp. 17bor-14 genomic window:
- a CDS encoding DUF2270 domain-containing protein, with the protein MGSSGRGQNELSERGAERLSDQTMVQLYRGELGRADRWRTRLDTTTNWAITTTAAVISFGFASPASPHAILLVGLWMVVTFLLIEARRYRYYDLWNRRTRLLEDGFWAPKLRHEPVDPDAMRELAIELERPQITLSLFSAISTRLNRAYGPIFLVLLLAWFVKVYTHPAPPEHFQDFVARAHIGPVPGWFVMATVTFLCALATFLFANSFLGRAPLGELRTRPRGPRRALLSTLVRPYAVRKPRRQGGPRRVGPPPPPPSTPPITH; encoded by the coding sequence ATGGGGTCCAGCGGCCGCGGACAGAACGAGCTGAGCGAGCGGGGCGCGGAGCGCCTCTCGGATCAGACCATGGTGCAGCTGTACCGCGGCGAGCTGGGGCGCGCGGACCGCTGGCGCACGCGCCTGGACACCACCACCAACTGGGCCATCACCACCACCGCGGCCGTCATCTCCTTCGGCTTCGCGAGCCCCGCGAGCCCCCACGCCATCCTGCTCGTGGGGCTCTGGATGGTGGTCACCTTCCTGCTCATCGAGGCGCGCCGCTACCGCTACTACGACCTGTGGAACCGCCGCACCCGCCTGCTCGAGGACGGCTTCTGGGCCCCGAAGCTGCGGCACGAGCCGGTGGACCCGGACGCGATGCGCGAGCTGGCCATCGAGCTGGAGCGCCCGCAGATCACGCTCAGCCTCTTCAGCGCCATCAGCACCCGGCTCAACCGCGCCTACGGCCCCATCTTCCTCGTGCTGCTGCTCGCCTGGTTCGTGAAGGTGTACACCCACCCCGCCCCGCCCGAGCACTTCCAGGACTTCGTCGCGCGCGCCCACATCGGGCCGGTGCCCGGCTGGTTCGTGATGGCCACGGTGACCTTCCTGTGCGCCCTGGCGACTTTCTTGTTCGCCAACTCCTTCCTCGGGCGCGCGCCGCTGGGAGAGCTGCGCACGCGGCCCCGCGGCCCCCGGCGCGCCCTGCTCAGCACCCTGGTGCGCCCCTACGCCGTGCGAAAGCCGCGCCGCCAGGGGGGCCCCCGCCGGGTGGGGCCGCCGCCTCCGCCCCCCTCCACGCCGCCCATCACGCACTGA
- a CDS encoding isocitrate dehydrogenase (NAD(+)), with the protein MASTRTVTIINGDGIGPEVMAATVRVLEATKAPLEFEYKDAGTEVVAKYGTNLPHETVEAVLRSNVALKGPTGTVVGGGMASANVGLRKRLDLYASLRPVKSVPSVKTRYEEVDLIVVRENTESLYAGLEHIIVPGVVESLKIITEKASTRIARFAFDHAKKMGRKKVSAVHKANIMKLSDGLFLDCCRKVAREYPELQYEEVIVDNLCMQLVKNPNRFDVLVTENLYGDILSDLCAGLVGGLGLVPGANIGERTAVFEAVHGTAPDIAGKGIANPTALLMSAVMMLEWLDLRDEAKKIELALQKVYGEGKVRTGDLGGGATTREFTDAVIAAL; encoded by the coding sequence ATGGCTTCTACGCGCACTGTCACGATCATCAATGGCGACGGCATCGGCCCCGAGGTGATGGCCGCCACCGTCCGCGTCCTCGAGGCGACCAAGGCCCCGCTCGAGTTCGAGTACAAGGACGCCGGCACCGAGGTGGTCGCCAAGTACGGCACCAACCTCCCGCACGAGACGGTGGAGGCCGTCCTGCGCAGCAACGTCGCCCTCAAGGGCCCCACCGGCACCGTGGTGGGCGGCGGCATGGCCAGCGCCAACGTGGGCCTGCGCAAGCGCCTGGACCTCTACGCGAGCCTGCGCCCCGTCAAGAGCGTGCCCAGCGTGAAGACCCGCTACGAGGAGGTGGACCTCATCGTGGTGCGCGAGAACACCGAGAGCCTCTACGCCGGCCTCGAGCACATCATCGTGCCGGGCGTGGTGGAGAGCCTGAAGATCATCACCGAGAAGGCGAGCACCCGCATCGCCCGCTTCGCCTTCGACCACGCGAAGAAGATGGGGCGCAAGAAGGTGTCGGCCGTGCACAAGGCCAACATCATGAAGCTCTCGGACGGCCTCTTCCTCGACTGCTGCCGCAAGGTGGCGCGCGAGTACCCCGAGCTGCAGTACGAGGAGGTCATCGTCGACAACCTCTGCATGCAGCTGGTGAAGAACCCCAACCGCTTCGACGTGCTCGTCACCGAGAACCTCTACGGCGACATCCTCTCGGACCTGTGCGCGGGCCTGGTGGGCGGCCTCGGCCTCGTGCCGGGCGCCAACATCGGCGAGCGCACCGCCGTGTTCGAGGCCGTGCACGGCACCGCCCCGGACATCGCCGGCAAGGGCATCGCCAACCCCACCGCGCTGCTGATGAGCGCGGTGATGATGCTCGAGTGGCTGGACCTGCGCGACGAGGCGAAGAAGATCGAGCTCGCGCTGCAGAAGGTGTACGGCGAGGGCAAGGTGCGCACCGGCGACCTCGGCGGCGGCGCCACCACCCGCGAGTTCACCGACGCGGTCATCGCCGCGCTGTAG
- a CDS encoding two-component system response regulator encodes MAEAHDAEAQLPAVLIVNASEDALALMGQLLEGEGFRTWGVRAWELQHGRVKPRALLQLVRPEVVVYDISVPFDVSWAYYASFRALPEMRGVPVVLTTTNRKGAEALTGPGVLELLLKPYDIAQLVERVRRALEERRRTEAEDAGAPH; translated from the coding sequence ATGGCCGAGGCGCACGACGCAGAGGCGCAGCTTCCCGCGGTGCTCATCGTGAACGCGAGCGAGGATGCGCTCGCGCTGATGGGGCAGCTGCTCGAAGGAGAGGGCTTTCGCACCTGGGGGGTGCGCGCGTGGGAGCTGCAGCACGGGCGGGTGAAGCCGCGCGCGCTCCTGCAGCTCGTGCGCCCGGAGGTGGTGGTCTACGACATCAGCGTGCCCTTCGACGTGAGCTGGGCGTACTACGCGAGCTTCCGCGCGCTGCCCGAGATGCGGGGCGTGCCGGTGGTGCTCACGACGACCAACCGCAAGGGGGCGGAGGCGCTCACCGGGCCCGGAGTGCTCGAGCTGCTGCTCAAGCCCTACGACATCGCCCAGCTGGTGGAACGGGTGCGCCGGGCGCTCGAGGAGCGCCGGCGCACGGAAGCAGAGGACGCGGGCGCGCCGCACTGA
- a CDS encoding translation initiation factor, whose amino-acid sequence MSKKDKTLPPPPAAPFHNPFAQLAGAREGLPPGPPPREAAPPLEPKGPARAVVRMERKGRGGKEVTVVEGLGLRDAELEVWLKALKGSLGCGGTREEDALVLQGDQRERLPGLLSARGVRKVTVG is encoded by the coding sequence GTGTCGAAGAAGGACAAGACGCTGCCGCCGCCGCCCGCGGCCCCCTTCCACAACCCCTTCGCGCAGCTTGCCGGCGCGCGCGAGGGGCTGCCGCCCGGGCCGCCTCCGCGCGAGGCCGCGCCCCCTCTTGAGCCGAAGGGCCCCGCGCGCGCCGTGGTGCGCATGGAGCGCAAGGGGCGCGGGGGCAAGGAGGTGACGGTGGTGGAGGGGCTGGGCTTGCGCGACGCGGAGCTGGAGGTCTGGCTCAAGGCGCTCAAGGGGAGCCTGGGCTGCGGCGGCACCCGCGAGGAGGACGCGCTGGTGCTGCAGGGCGACCAGCGCGAGCGGCTGCCGGGCCTCCTGAGCGCGCGCGGCGTGCGCAAGGTGACGGTGGGCTAG
- a CDS encoding thioredoxin domain-containing protein, with protein sequence MRQKAQTQSPVPTRAATALLVLGLAETALAVFQWMQLLTLRSGGATVCGVSEHVNCETVWNSPFASAVHHVLGMPVAGLGLVWGLTASALAALYLVWARKRQAVRPAVNGLRLTAAAGVVGTLVFAVASANAGALCPTCLGTYVLVLAFAAVALKGLPGPLAPLAGEWGKALGWSGGIALAAFLALLGPGLATPSASAEGAGSLLPAQAQQGPAAPGSLEEYIDELGPREKQFMATALAAYRASKPQAAFAPARRLYGPKEAPVKMVEWTDSRCPHCKALVEAVAELKRRAPPGSFSLEARQFPLDSACNPKMPPRATDGTNVRCLAAKAQICLEGAEDFWSLRERLFANQVGLTPESVVEIASAGSVPRAQLQACMDSADTQAKLQQDIDYAMKHDLKGTPLVVVNGREAMAFPPFLYALIMTGGNPDAPAFARLPAAPAPEAHEGHEH encoded by the coding sequence ATGCGTCAGAAGGCCCAAACCCAGTCGCCCGTTCCCACCCGCGCCGCCACGGCGCTGCTCGTGCTGGGGCTCGCCGAGACGGCCCTCGCGGTGTTCCAGTGGATGCAGCTGCTCACGCTGCGCTCCGGCGGCGCCACGGTGTGTGGCGTGTCCGAGCACGTGAACTGCGAGACGGTGTGGAACTCGCCCTTCGCCTCGGCCGTGCACCACGTGCTGGGGATGCCGGTGGCGGGGCTGGGGCTGGTGTGGGGCCTCACCGCGAGCGCGCTCGCGGCGCTCTACCTCGTCTGGGCGCGCAAGCGGCAGGCGGTGCGCCCGGCGGTGAACGGGCTGCGCCTCACGGCGGCTGCGGGCGTGGTGGGGACGCTGGTGTTCGCGGTGGCGAGCGCGAACGCGGGCGCGCTGTGCCCCACCTGCCTCGGCACCTACGTGCTGGTGCTCGCGTTCGCGGCGGTGGCCCTCAAGGGGCTGCCCGGTCCGCTCGCGCCGCTCGCGGGCGAGTGGGGCAAGGCGCTGGGCTGGAGCGGCGGCATCGCGCTCGCGGCGTTCCTCGCGCTGCTGGGGCCGGGGCTCGCCACGCCGAGCGCGAGCGCGGAAGGGGCGGGGTCGCTGCTCCCCGCGCAGGCGCAGCAGGGGCCGGCCGCCCCGGGCTCGCTCGAGGAGTACATCGACGAGCTCGGCCCGCGCGAGAAGCAGTTCATGGCCACCGCGCTCGCGGCCTACCGCGCCTCCAAGCCGCAGGCGGCCTTCGCCCCCGCGCGCCGGCTCTACGGCCCGAAGGAGGCGCCGGTGAAGATGGTCGAGTGGACGGACAGCCGCTGCCCGCACTGCAAGGCGCTGGTGGAGGCGGTGGCGGAGCTCAAGCGCCGCGCGCCCCCGGGCAGCTTCTCGCTCGAGGCGCGCCAGTTCCCGCTCGACTCGGCGTGCAACCCGAAGATGCCGCCGCGGGCCACCGATGGCACCAACGTGCGCTGCCTCGCGGCCAAGGCGCAGATCTGCCTGGAGGGCGCGGAGGACTTCTGGTCCCTGCGCGAGCGCCTCTTCGCGAACCAGGTGGGGCTCACGCCGGAGAGCGTGGTGGAGATCGCCTCGGCGGGCTCGGTGCCGCGCGCCCAGCTGCAGGCCTGCATGGACAGCGCCGACACGCAGGCGAAGCTGCAGCAGGACATCGACTACGCCATGAAGCACGACCTGAAGGGCACCCCGCTGGTCGTGGTGAACGGCCGCGAGGCGATGGCCTTCCCGCCCTTCCTCTACGCGCTGATCATGACCGGCGGTAACCCGGACGCGCCCGCCTTCGCGCGGCTGCCCGCGGCGCCGGCCCCCGAGGCACACGAAGGCCACGAGCACTGA
- a CDS encoding folate-binding protein YgfZ: protein MEPLSLHFVHEKAQARFSEVGGRELVASYGAPGGPEAEYRAAREAVAVHDASYREWVRLTGEDRASFLHGMVTQDVKGLAPLATAYATLVTVKGSMVADARLVRREEDLLLDVEPGAGARVREFLEKYLISEDAELHDATAQLGLLRLLGPQAPGLLGGLTEGPLPSPGTSRPATVAGVQLLLVGPPATGGFGVPQVDLLCPREGLEPVWAALTAVGARPLGYEALELLRVEAGTPRFGQDLVETTIPLEANLQHAISYNKGCYIGQEVIARATFRGHMNRTLAGFLLGDAPAPAGSDLMREGKRVGWLTSVVHSPRLGQWVALGFVRREVEPGTALQLGEGPRTATVRALPFG, encoded by the coding sequence ATGGAACCGCTGAGCCTGCATTTTGTTCACGAGAAGGCCCAGGCCCGCTTCTCGGAGGTGGGAGGCCGGGAGCTGGTGGCGTCTTACGGCGCCCCAGGTGGGCCCGAAGCCGAGTACCGCGCCGCCCGCGAGGCCGTGGCCGTGCACGACGCGTCCTACCGCGAGTGGGTGCGCCTCACCGGGGAGGACCGCGCCAGCTTCCTGCACGGCATGGTCACCCAGGACGTGAAGGGGCTCGCCCCCCTCGCCACCGCCTACGCCACGCTCGTCACGGTGAAGGGCAGCATGGTGGCGGACGCGCGCCTGGTGCGCCGCGAGGAGGACCTGCTCCTGGACGTGGAGCCGGGCGCGGGCGCCCGCGTGCGCGAGTTCCTGGAGAAGTACCTCATCAGCGAGGACGCCGAGCTGCACGACGCGACGGCCCAGCTGGGGCTGCTGCGGCTGCTCGGCCCCCAGGCCCCCGGGCTGCTCGGCGGCCTGACGGAGGGCCCCCTGCCCTCGCCCGGCACCAGCCGCCCCGCCACCGTCGCGGGTGTTCAGCTCCTGCTGGTGGGGCCTCCGGCCACCGGGGGCTTCGGCGTCCCCCAGGTGGACCTGCTCTGCCCGCGCGAGGGCCTGGAGCCGGTGTGGGCAGCCCTCACGGCCGTCGGCGCCAGGCCCCTGGGCTACGAGGCGCTGGAGCTCTTGCGGGTGGAGGCGGGCACGCCGCGCTTCGGCCAGGACCTGGTGGAGACCACCATCCCGCTCGAGGCGAACCTCCAGCACGCCATCTCGTACAACAAGGGTTGCTACATCGGGCAGGAGGTCATCGCCCGCGCCACCTTCCGCGGCCACATGAACCGCACCCTCGCGGGCTTCCTCCTCGGGGACGCGCCGGCCCCCGCCGGCAGCGACCTCATGCGCGAGGGCAAGCGCGTGGGCTGGCTCACCAGCGTGGTGCACTCGCCGCGGCTCGGCCAGTGGGTGGCGCTTGGCTTCGTGCGGCGCGAGGTGGAGCCGGGCACCGCCCTGCAGCTGGGCGAGGGCCCGCGCACGGCCACCGTGCGGGCGCTGCCCTTCGGCTGA